A genomic segment from Muntiacus reevesi chromosome 15, mMunRee1.1, whole genome shotgun sequence encodes:
- the LOC136147454 gene encoding myeloid-associated differentiation marker-like produces the protein MSIWCFCFTMTLIIVMVELWRLPSRFPFYWYNFPVTYACYAALVCLSTSIIYSITYVQFLLYGPSRDRAITATAFSCIASVVYALDVAWVWDWYDLDDISCYVHTLPGLLKVLETFVACVIFAFLSNTSLYLHQPALEWCVAVYSICFILAAVVLLLNLGEREYRLPVPFPVFQLVLTTLSVLLYISALVLWPLYQFYEELGGQPQRSSDGDCRDELTYNMCKWDQRLAVAVLTAINLLVYVADLVYWAHQVSVGTED, from the coding sequence ATGTCCATCTGGTGCTTCTGTTTCACCATGACCCTCATCATAGTCATGGTCGAGTTATGGAGGCTCCCATCCCGCTTCCCTTTCTACTGGTACAACTTCCCCGTCACCTATGCCTGCTACGCTGCCCTCGTCTGCCTCTCGACCTCCATCATCTACTCCATCACCTACGTCCAATTCCTGCTTTATGGTCCTTCCCGGGACCGAGCCATCACTGCCACTGCATTCTCCTGCATCGCGTCTGTGGTTTATGCCCTGGATGTGGCCTGGGTATGGGATTGGTATGATCTCGATGATATCTCCTGCTATGTGCACACCTTGCCAGGCCTGTTGAAGGTGCTGGAGACCTTCGTGGCCTGTGTCATCTTCGCCTTCCTCAGCAACACCTCCCTGTACCTGCACCAGCCGGCCCTGGAGTGGTGTGTGGCCGTGTACTCCATCTGCTTCATCCTCGCAGCTGTGGTACTCCTGCTAAACCTGGGTGAACGGGAATACAGACTGCCGGTCCCCTTCCCtgttttccagcttgtgctcaccACGCTCTCCGTCCTCCTTTATATCAGTGCTCTGGTCCTCTGGCCACTCTACCAGTTCTACGAGGAGCTCGGCGGGCAGCCCCAGAGGTCCAGTGATGGGGACTGCAGGGACGAGCTCACCTACAATATGTGCAAATGGGACCAGCGATTGGCTGTGGCCGTCCTGACAGCCATCAACCTCCTGGTTTACGTGGCCGACCTGGTGTACTGGGCCCACCAGGTCTCTGTAGGGACTGAGGATTAG